From a single Streptomyces misionensis genomic region:
- the rplA gene encoding 50S ribosomal protein L1 has protein sequence MSKRSKALRAADAKIDREKLYAPLEAVRLAKETSTTKFDGTVEVAFRLGVDPRKADQMVRGTVNLPHGTGKTARVLVFATGDRAEAARAAGADIVGADELIDEVSKGRLDFDAVVATPDLMGKVGRLGRVLGPRGLMPNPKTGTVTPDVAKAVTDIKGGKIEFRVDKHSNLHFIIGKVSFDDTKLVENYGAALEEILRLKPSAAKGRYIKKAAITTTMGPGIQVDPNRTRNLLVEEDPAAV, from the coding sequence GTGAGCAAGCGCAGCAAGGCTCTCCGCGCTGCGGACGCCAAGATCGACCGGGAGAAGCTGTACGCCCCGCTCGAGGCCGTCCGTCTCGCCAAGGAGACCTCCACGACCAAGTTCGACGGCACCGTCGAGGTCGCCTTCCGTCTGGGTGTCGACCCGCGCAAGGCCGACCAGATGGTCCGTGGCACCGTGAACCTTCCGCACGGCACCGGTAAGACCGCCCGGGTCCTGGTCTTCGCGACCGGTGACCGTGCCGAGGCCGCGCGTGCCGCGGGCGCCGACATCGTCGGTGCCGACGAGCTGATCGACGAGGTCTCGAAGGGCCGCCTGGACTTCGACGCCGTCGTCGCCACCCCGGACCTCATGGGCAAGGTCGGCCGCCTCGGCCGCGTCCTCGGCCCCCGTGGTCTGATGCCGAACCCGAAGACCGGCACCGTCACCCCCGACGTGGCCAAGGCCGTCACCGACATCAAGGGCGGCAAGATCGAGTTCCGCGTCGACAAGCACTCGAACCTGCACTTCATCATCGGCAAGGTGTCCTTCGACGACACCAAGCTGGTGGAGAACTACGGCGCCGCGCTGGAGGAGATCCTCCGTCTGAAGCCGTCCGCCGCCAAGGGTCGCTACATCAAGAAGGCCGCCATCACCACCACGATGGGCCCCGGCATCCAGGTCGACCCGAACCGCACCCGCAACCTCCTCGTCGAGGAGGACCCGGCCGCCGTCTGA